The Daucus carota subsp. sativus chromosome 9, DH1 v3.0, whole genome shotgun sequence genome window below encodes:
- the LOC108201759 gene encoding TMV resistance protein N-like isoform X1 encodes MASIGSPTPVSASAPDSALTWDVFLSYRGPDTGPNFTGHLYAALNRHGIQTYKDDYKLRMGDNISDALREAIEESKIYIVVFSKNYASSPWCLNELVDIVRFKNTEHRLIIPVFYKIDPSVVRHVTESFKKAFEVHQEGYYKDQMQQVDKWRAALKEAANVSGEHVCEKNRVEADVIERIVADILPRINPKVFDEETVGLDYSIESIEAMLSNQEGVTKIGIYGMGGVGKTTLAKAVFTKIYLLFEGSCFLANITSDSGTVNDMKALQQQLLSDVLLQNEKDVNNVAQGENLIKARLRKKKILVVIDDLNHTYQYKSLGVESFAQGSVVIVTTRHEDILEDFGVITECRYRVNKLGPRESLILFKQHAFQFGSKPDSALVKLSNDILYLADGLPLALKVFGSFLRTKYTIEEWRDFIEKLKDTPNKEIQDSLLISFNAIDDDPQVKKMFLDIACFFVGWSKERVFKILGTYYSNVNVKINNLKKRCLLAVHYEDMVDKDVLHMHDLLRDMGREVARNNSPGEPEKYSRLWLSEDIHTVLSEDNEEIMAIEGILYNEKGVSSCEITLETETFKKMKKLRFLRLSGFKDLTGSFKQAFKDLRWLHWDLCPLHCLPPEFKPLNLEILVLRRNIMRTLVPGMVFKKLHTLDISYSIYLTRTPDFNMLPCLVTLNIEECKRLEEVDRSVGSLPRLVSLNLRGCVKLASLPDTIGHLKALKHFNASNCPSLVEVPEELGNMESLEELKIMGLNGEKLPQSIGLLYNLVVLDSAFNRKLKTLPENICKLRSLEVLKVDLCYNLEALPEELGNITSLKVLDISGTRVSSLPDSIGYLTNLVKLILSNNSNLNTLPDTICNLRSLKILEIDSCERLEELPGQLQKITSLRELLLSSTAISKVELSQLPLSLKRLDFSKSVLTALPSGISQLSNLEYLNIEGCKQLLSIEELPPNLKELNASYCPSVKIYRAILKHLEVLNLEYCSGLKEIQGLEELTSVKEFNFTWCRQLWCIAELPPNLKLLSAYQCSSLKRLPHLSNLKHMEKMDLRKCVGLTEIQGLEELTSLKILDLDMCTNLLTIGELPSTIEWMKANGCSSMKILPDLSNLKHLEMLDLTGCSALTEIQGSEELSSIRELRLEDCSLSLLQRIFTKRFFQTYSGFGNVIRIYPGVKMYLPSWISQLHDSESRRRVSLDLTPSTSHNFLGTILCFKEATSVHWNENTYSIKNIRSGFKWSSSIHNYYTDGLIIIVPESIFSVTDSDHRIEFTAAGREFFAIHLLYSD; translated from the exons ATGGCTTCCATAGGTTCTCCAACTCCAGTATCTGCGTCTGCTCCGGATTCAGCTCTTACTTGGGACGTTTTCTTGAGCTACCGTGGTCCGGATACAGGGCCTAATTTTACTGGTCATTTGTACGCTGCACTGAATCGTCATGGCATTCAAACATATAAGGATGATTATAAGCTACGGATGGGAGATAATATCTCAGATGCTTTGAGAGAGGCTATAGAAGAATCCAAAATTTACATTGTCGTCTTCTCCAAAAATTATGCTTCTTCTCCCTGGTGCCTCAATGAGCTGGTAGATATCGTCAGATTCAAAAATACAGAACACAGGTTGATTATTCCTGTGTTCTACAAAATTGATCCATCTGTTGTGCGTCATGTAACCGAGAGTTTTAAAAAAGCTTTTGAAGTTCATCAAGAAGGGTACTACAAGGATCAAATGCAGCAAGTGGACAAATGGCGTGCTGCACTGAAAGAAGCCGCAAATGTTTCAGGAGAACATGTTTGTGAAAAGAACAG AGTGGAAGCTGATGTCATAGAAAGGATTGTTGCCGATATTTTACCAAGGATAAATCCCAAAGTTTTCGATGAGGAAACTGTTGGCTTGGACTATAGCATTGAGAGCATAGAAGCAATGTTGAGCAACCAAGAAGGCGTTACTAAAATTGGTATATATGGCATGGGCGGAGTTGGCAAAACAACTCTTGCCAAAGCTGTGTTTACCAAAATATATCTCCTCTTTGAAGGCAGTTGCTTCCTAGCAAACATAACTTCAGATTCAGGCACAGTAAATGACATGAAGGCGTTACAACAGCAACTTCTTAGTGATGTTCTTCTCCAAAATGAGAAGGATGTTAATAATGTTGCCCAAGGAGAAAACTTGATAAAAGCTAgattaagaaagaaaaaaattctGGTTGTTATCGATGATCTGAACCACACTTATCAATACAAATCTTTGGGAGTAGAGTCATTTGCTCAAGGGAGTGTGGTCATCGTAACTACAAGGCACGAAGATATACTGGAAGATTTTGGAGTAATAACCGAATGTCGATACAGGGTAAATAAGTTGGGTCCTAGAGAGTCGCTCATACTTTTTAAACAACATGCATTTCAGTTTGGTTCTAAGCCTGACAGCGCTCTAGTGAAATTGTCTAATGACATTCTGTATTTGGCTGATGGGCTTCCATTGGCCCTGAAGGTTTTTGGCTCGTTTTTGCGTACGAAATACACAATTGAAGAATGGAGAGATTTCATTGAAAAACTGAAAGACACTCCCAACAAAGAAATTCAGGATAGTCTTCTAATTAGCTTCAATGCCATAGACGATGATCCTCAAGTGAAGAAAATGTTCCTTGACATTGCTTGTTTTTTTGTTGGATGGTCGAAAGAAAGGGTGTTTAAAATATTGGGAACTTATTATTCGAATGTAAATGTGAAAATTAACAATTTGAAGAAAAGATGTTTACTGGCTGTTCATTATGAGGATATGGTCGATAAAGATGTATTGCATATGCATGATCTCCTTCGGGACATGGGAAGGGAAGTTGCACGTAATAATTCTCCAGGTGAGCCTGAAAAATATAGCAGGCTCTGGCTGTCTGAAGACATACACACTGTGTTAAGTGAGGACAATGAG GAAATAATGGCGATTGAAGGTATTCTTTACAATGAGAAGGGAGTTTCCAGCTGCGAAATAACATTGGAAACGGAAACatttaaaaagatgaaaaagcTAAGATTTCTTCGCCTTAGTGGTTTCAAAGATCTCACTGGAAGCTTTAAACAAGCCTTTAAAGATTTGAGGTGGCTACATTGGGATTTATGTCCTTTACACTGTCTTCCACCTGAATTCAAACCCCTAAATCTTGAAATACTTGTATTGCGTCGTAACATTATGAGAACACTGGTGCCAGGCATG GTTTTCAAGAAGTTACACACTCTAGATATCTCGTATTCCATATATTTAACTAGAACTCCAGATTTTAATATGTTACCCTGTTTGGTAACTTTGAATATCGAGGAGTGTAAAAGGTTGGAGGAGGTGGATAGATCAGTTGGAAGTTTACCAAGGCTTGTTTCCTTAAATTTGAGAGGTTGTGTGAAGCTAGCAAGTCTTCCGGACACTATTGGCCACTTGAAAGCACTGAAACATTTTAATGCTTCTAACTGTCCGAGCCTGGTAGAAGTGCCTGAAGAATTGGGGAACATGGAATCCTTAGAAGAACTAAAAATAATGGGGTTAAATGGTGAGAAATTACCACAATCCATTGGCTTGCTCTATAATCTTGTTGTGTTAGATTCAGCATTTAACAGAAAACTTAAAACCCTTCCGGAAAACATTTGCAAGCTGAGATCATTGGAAGTTCTGAAAGTTGATTTATGTTATAATCTGGAAGCATTGCCTGAAGAATTGGGGAATATTACATCCCTAAAAGTGCTAGATATATCAGGGACAAGAGTTTCAAGTTTACCAGATTCGATAGGATATCTTACTAACCTTGTTAAGCTGATATTAAGTAATAATTCCAACCTCAATACTCTTCCAGACACAATTTGCAATCTCAGATCATTGAAAATTTTAGAGATTGACAGTTGTGAGAGGCTAGAAGAATTGCCAGGCCAACTGCAGAAGATTACAAGCTTGAGGGAGCTACTTTTAAGTAGTACTGCAATTTCAAAAGTGGAATTAAGCCAACTCCCATTATCATTAAAAAGGTTAGATTTTTCTAAGAGTGTTCTGACTGCCCTGCCATCCGGTATCAGCCAGCTATCGAACCTAGAGTACCTTAATATTGAAGGATGTAAGCAGCTGTTGTCCATTGAAGAACTTCCTCCAAATCTGAAAGAGCTAAATGCATCTTATTGTCCATCTGTAAAAATATATCGAGCCATTTTGAAACACTTGGAGGTACTGAACCTTGAATATTGCAGTGGTCTGAAAGAGATTCAAGGTTTAGAGGAACTCACTTCTGttaaagaatttaattttacaTGGTGCAGACAACTATGGTGTATTGCAGAACTTCCTCCTAATCTGAAATTGTTAAGTGCATATCAGTGTTCATCTCTGAAAAGACTGCCACATCTATCCAACTTGAAACACATGGAGAAAATGGACCTCAGAAAATGTGTAGGTTTGACAGAGATTCAAGGCTTGGAGGAACTCACTTCCTTAAAAATACTTGATCTCGACATGTGTACTAATTTGTTGACTATTGGAGAACTTCCTTCTACAATTGAATGGATGAAGGCCAATGGCTGTTCGTCTATGAAAATTTTACCCGATCTATCCAATCTGAAACACTTGGAGATGTTGGACCTTACAGGTTGTAGTGCTTTGACAGAGATTCAAGGTTCAGAGGAACTCTCTTCTATCAGGGAACTTCGCTTGGAAGATTGCAGCTTATCTCTTCTTCAACGCATTTTCACAAAACGTTTCTTTCAG ACTTACTCTGGATTCGGGAATGTTATTAGAATTTACCCTGGGGTGAAAATGTATTTGCCAAGTTGGATAAGTCAATTACATGATTCAGAATCAAGAAGAAGAGTGTCGTTGGATCTGACGCCAAGTACGTCACACAATTTTTTGGGGACGATCCTTTGCTTCAAAGAAGCAACATCTGTCCATTGGAACGAAAACACTTATTCCATTAAGAACATCAGAAGTGGTTTCAAATGGAGCAGCAGCATTCACAACTATTACACTGATGGATTAATAATAATAGTACCAGAGTCGATCTTCTCTGTCACAGACAGTGATCACAGAATTGAATTCACAGCAGCAGGAAGAGAATTTTTTGCTATTCATCTATTGTACAGTGATTGA
- the LOC108201759 gene encoding TMV resistance protein N-like isoform X2 — MGDNISDALREAIEESKIYIVVFSKNYASSPWCLNELVDIVRFKNTEHRLIIPVFYKIDPSVVRHVTESFKKAFEVHQEGYYKDQMQQVDKWRAALKEAANVSGEHVCEKNRVEADVIERIVADILPRINPKVFDEETVGLDYSIESIEAMLSNQEGVTKIGIYGMGGVGKTTLAKAVFTKIYLLFEGSCFLANITSDSGTVNDMKALQQQLLSDVLLQNEKDVNNVAQGENLIKARLRKKKILVVIDDLNHTYQYKSLGVESFAQGSVVIVTTRHEDILEDFGVITECRYRVNKLGPRESLILFKQHAFQFGSKPDSALVKLSNDILYLADGLPLALKVFGSFLRTKYTIEEWRDFIEKLKDTPNKEIQDSLLISFNAIDDDPQVKKMFLDIACFFVGWSKERVFKILGTYYSNVNVKINNLKKRCLLAVHYEDMVDKDVLHMHDLLRDMGREVARNNSPGEPEKYSRLWLSEDIHTVLSEDNEEIMAIEGILYNEKGVSSCEITLETETFKKMKKLRFLRLSGFKDLTGSFKQAFKDLRWLHWDLCPLHCLPPEFKPLNLEILVLRRNIMRTLVPGMVFKKLHTLDISYSIYLTRTPDFNMLPCLVTLNIEECKRLEEVDRSVGSLPRLVSLNLRGCVKLASLPDTIGHLKALKHFNASNCPSLVEVPEELGNMESLEELKIMGLNGEKLPQSIGLLYNLVVLDSAFNRKLKTLPENICKLRSLEVLKVDLCYNLEALPEELGNITSLKVLDISGTRVSSLPDSIGYLTNLVKLILSNNSNLNTLPDTICNLRSLKILEIDSCERLEELPGQLQKITSLRELLLSSTAISKVELSQLPLSLKRLDFSKSVLTALPSGISQLSNLEYLNIEGCKQLLSIEELPPNLKELNASYCPSVKIYRAILKHLEVLNLEYCSGLKEIQGLEELTSVKEFNFTWCRQLWCIAELPPNLKLLSAYQCSSLKRLPHLSNLKHMEKMDLRKCVGLTEIQGLEELTSLKILDLDMCTNLLTIGELPSTIEWMKANGCSSMKILPDLSNLKHLEMLDLTGCSALTEIQGSEELSSIRELRLEDCSLSLLQRIFTKRFFQTYSGFGNVIRIYPGVKMYLPSWISQLHDSESRRRVSLDLTPSTSHNFLGTILCFKEATSVHWNENTYSIKNIRSGFKWSSSIHNYYTDGLIIIVPESIFSVTDSDHRIEFTAAGREFFAIHLLYSD; from the exons ATGGGAGATAATATCTCAGATGCTTTGAGAGAGGCTATAGAAGAATCCAAAATTTACATTGTCGTCTTCTCCAAAAATTATGCTTCTTCTCCCTGGTGCCTCAATGAGCTGGTAGATATCGTCAGATTCAAAAATACAGAACACAGGTTGATTATTCCTGTGTTCTACAAAATTGATCCATCTGTTGTGCGTCATGTAACCGAGAGTTTTAAAAAAGCTTTTGAAGTTCATCAAGAAGGGTACTACAAGGATCAAATGCAGCAAGTGGACAAATGGCGTGCTGCACTGAAAGAAGCCGCAAATGTTTCAGGAGAACATGTTTGTGAAAAGAACAG AGTGGAAGCTGATGTCATAGAAAGGATTGTTGCCGATATTTTACCAAGGATAAATCCCAAAGTTTTCGATGAGGAAACTGTTGGCTTGGACTATAGCATTGAGAGCATAGAAGCAATGTTGAGCAACCAAGAAGGCGTTACTAAAATTGGTATATATGGCATGGGCGGAGTTGGCAAAACAACTCTTGCCAAAGCTGTGTTTACCAAAATATATCTCCTCTTTGAAGGCAGTTGCTTCCTAGCAAACATAACTTCAGATTCAGGCACAGTAAATGACATGAAGGCGTTACAACAGCAACTTCTTAGTGATGTTCTTCTCCAAAATGAGAAGGATGTTAATAATGTTGCCCAAGGAGAAAACTTGATAAAAGCTAgattaagaaagaaaaaaattctGGTTGTTATCGATGATCTGAACCACACTTATCAATACAAATCTTTGGGAGTAGAGTCATTTGCTCAAGGGAGTGTGGTCATCGTAACTACAAGGCACGAAGATATACTGGAAGATTTTGGAGTAATAACCGAATGTCGATACAGGGTAAATAAGTTGGGTCCTAGAGAGTCGCTCATACTTTTTAAACAACATGCATTTCAGTTTGGTTCTAAGCCTGACAGCGCTCTAGTGAAATTGTCTAATGACATTCTGTATTTGGCTGATGGGCTTCCATTGGCCCTGAAGGTTTTTGGCTCGTTTTTGCGTACGAAATACACAATTGAAGAATGGAGAGATTTCATTGAAAAACTGAAAGACACTCCCAACAAAGAAATTCAGGATAGTCTTCTAATTAGCTTCAATGCCATAGACGATGATCCTCAAGTGAAGAAAATGTTCCTTGACATTGCTTGTTTTTTTGTTGGATGGTCGAAAGAAAGGGTGTTTAAAATATTGGGAACTTATTATTCGAATGTAAATGTGAAAATTAACAATTTGAAGAAAAGATGTTTACTGGCTGTTCATTATGAGGATATGGTCGATAAAGATGTATTGCATATGCATGATCTCCTTCGGGACATGGGAAGGGAAGTTGCACGTAATAATTCTCCAGGTGAGCCTGAAAAATATAGCAGGCTCTGGCTGTCTGAAGACATACACACTGTGTTAAGTGAGGACAATGAG GAAATAATGGCGATTGAAGGTATTCTTTACAATGAGAAGGGAGTTTCCAGCTGCGAAATAACATTGGAAACGGAAACatttaaaaagatgaaaaagcTAAGATTTCTTCGCCTTAGTGGTTTCAAAGATCTCACTGGAAGCTTTAAACAAGCCTTTAAAGATTTGAGGTGGCTACATTGGGATTTATGTCCTTTACACTGTCTTCCACCTGAATTCAAACCCCTAAATCTTGAAATACTTGTATTGCGTCGTAACATTATGAGAACACTGGTGCCAGGCATG GTTTTCAAGAAGTTACACACTCTAGATATCTCGTATTCCATATATTTAACTAGAACTCCAGATTTTAATATGTTACCCTGTTTGGTAACTTTGAATATCGAGGAGTGTAAAAGGTTGGAGGAGGTGGATAGATCAGTTGGAAGTTTACCAAGGCTTGTTTCCTTAAATTTGAGAGGTTGTGTGAAGCTAGCAAGTCTTCCGGACACTATTGGCCACTTGAAAGCACTGAAACATTTTAATGCTTCTAACTGTCCGAGCCTGGTAGAAGTGCCTGAAGAATTGGGGAACATGGAATCCTTAGAAGAACTAAAAATAATGGGGTTAAATGGTGAGAAATTACCACAATCCATTGGCTTGCTCTATAATCTTGTTGTGTTAGATTCAGCATTTAACAGAAAACTTAAAACCCTTCCGGAAAACATTTGCAAGCTGAGATCATTGGAAGTTCTGAAAGTTGATTTATGTTATAATCTGGAAGCATTGCCTGAAGAATTGGGGAATATTACATCCCTAAAAGTGCTAGATATATCAGGGACAAGAGTTTCAAGTTTACCAGATTCGATAGGATATCTTACTAACCTTGTTAAGCTGATATTAAGTAATAATTCCAACCTCAATACTCTTCCAGACACAATTTGCAATCTCAGATCATTGAAAATTTTAGAGATTGACAGTTGTGAGAGGCTAGAAGAATTGCCAGGCCAACTGCAGAAGATTACAAGCTTGAGGGAGCTACTTTTAAGTAGTACTGCAATTTCAAAAGTGGAATTAAGCCAACTCCCATTATCATTAAAAAGGTTAGATTTTTCTAAGAGTGTTCTGACTGCCCTGCCATCCGGTATCAGCCAGCTATCGAACCTAGAGTACCTTAATATTGAAGGATGTAAGCAGCTGTTGTCCATTGAAGAACTTCCTCCAAATCTGAAAGAGCTAAATGCATCTTATTGTCCATCTGTAAAAATATATCGAGCCATTTTGAAACACTTGGAGGTACTGAACCTTGAATATTGCAGTGGTCTGAAAGAGATTCAAGGTTTAGAGGAACTCACTTCTGttaaagaatttaattttacaTGGTGCAGACAACTATGGTGTATTGCAGAACTTCCTCCTAATCTGAAATTGTTAAGTGCATATCAGTGTTCATCTCTGAAAAGACTGCCACATCTATCCAACTTGAAACACATGGAGAAAATGGACCTCAGAAAATGTGTAGGTTTGACAGAGATTCAAGGCTTGGAGGAACTCACTTCCTTAAAAATACTTGATCTCGACATGTGTACTAATTTGTTGACTATTGGAGAACTTCCTTCTACAATTGAATGGATGAAGGCCAATGGCTGTTCGTCTATGAAAATTTTACCCGATCTATCCAATCTGAAACACTTGGAGATGTTGGACCTTACAGGTTGTAGTGCTTTGACAGAGATTCAAGGTTCAGAGGAACTCTCTTCTATCAGGGAACTTCGCTTGGAAGATTGCAGCTTATCTCTTCTTCAACGCATTTTCACAAAACGTTTCTTTCAG ACTTACTCTGGATTCGGGAATGTTATTAGAATTTACCCTGGGGTGAAAATGTATTTGCCAAGTTGGATAAGTCAATTACATGATTCAGAATCAAGAAGAAGAGTGTCGTTGGATCTGACGCCAAGTACGTCACACAATTTTTTGGGGACGATCCTTTGCTTCAAAGAAGCAACATCTGTCCATTGGAACGAAAACACTTATTCCATTAAGAACATCAGAAGTGGTTTCAAATGGAGCAGCAGCATTCACAACTATTACACTGATGGATTAATAATAATAGTACCAGAGTCGATCTTCTCTGTCACAGACAGTGATCACAGAATTGAATTCACAGCAGCAGGAAGAGAATTTTTTGCTATTCATCTATTGTACAGTGATTGA